In Balaenoptera acutorostrata chromosome 12, mBalAcu1.1, whole genome shotgun sequence, a single window of DNA contains:
- the LOC130709410 gene encoding mitochondrial import inner membrane translocase subunit Tim8 A-like, whose protein sequence is MASSSSSSAAGLGSVDPQLQHFIEVETQKQRFQQLVHQMTELCWEKCMDKPGPKLDSRAEACFVNCIECFIDTSQFILNRLEQTQKSKPVFSESLSD, encoded by the coding sequence ATGGCGTCCTCCTCGTCTTCCTCCGCAGCGGGTTTGGGCTCGGTCGACCCGCAGCTGCAGCATTTCATCGAGGTAGAGACTCAGAAGCAGCGCTTCCAGCAGCTGGTGCACCAGATGACGGAACTTTGTTGGGAAAAGTGCATGGACAAGCCTGGGCCAAAGTTGGACAGTCGGGCTGAGGCCTGTTTTGTGAACTGCATTGAGTGCTTCATTGATACAAGCCAATTCATCTTGAATCGACTGGAACAGACCCAGAAATCCAAGCCAGTCTTCTCAGAAAGCCTTTCTGACTGA